A genome region from Streptomyces antimycoticus includes the following:
- a CDS encoding 5'-3' exonuclease has product MLLDTASLYFRAYFGVPDSVRAPDGTPVNAVRGLLDFIARLVQDHRPDDLVACMDFDWRPAWRVALIPTYKAHRVAEEAPDGAGVDQEEVPDTLSPQVPVIDEVLDAIGIARVGAVDYEADDVIGTLTGRASGPVDIVTGDRDLFQLVDDERGVRVLYPVKGVGTLQLIDESYVREKYGVDGRGYADLALLRGDPSDGLPGVPGVGEKTAAKLLAAYGDLAGIMAAVDDPAAKLTPTQRKRLVEARPYVEVAPKVVRVASDVALPAFDPALPRSPRDPGAVEALAERWGLGGSLRRLLSTLEG; this is encoded by the coding sequence ATGCTCCTCGACACCGCCTCCCTCTACTTCCGAGCCTATTTCGGAGTGCCGGATTCGGTCCGGGCCCCCGACGGCACGCCGGTGAACGCCGTGCGCGGGCTCCTCGACTTCATCGCCCGGCTCGTCCAGGACCACCGCCCGGACGACCTGGTGGCCTGCATGGACTTCGACTGGCGCCCGGCCTGGCGGGTCGCGCTGATCCCCACCTACAAGGCCCATCGGGTCGCCGAGGAGGCCCCGGACGGCGCCGGGGTGGACCAGGAGGAGGTGCCGGACACCCTCTCCCCGCAGGTCCCGGTGATCGACGAGGTGCTCGACGCGATCGGCATCGCGCGGGTGGGCGCCGTGGACTACGAGGCCGACGATGTGATCGGCACGCTCACGGGCCGGGCGAGCGGGCCGGTCGACATCGTCACCGGCGACCGCGATCTGTTCCAGCTGGTGGACGACGAGCGCGGGGTGCGGGTCCTCTACCCCGTCAAGGGCGTGGGCACCCTGCAGCTGATCGACGAGTCCTACGTACGCGAGAAGTACGGGGTCGACGGCCGGGGGTACGCGGATCTGGCGCTGCTGCGCGGCGACCCCAGCGACGGGCTGCCGGGGGTGCCCGGCGTCGGCGAGAAGACCGCCGCCAAACTGCTGGCCGCCTACGGCGACCTGGCCGGGATCATGGCCGCCGTCGACGACCCCGCCGCCAAGCTGACCCCCACCCAGCGCAAGCGGCTGGTCGAGGCGCGGCCGTATGTCGAGGTCGCCCCGAAGGTGGTGCGGGTCGCCTCGGATGTGGCGCTGCCGGCCTTCGACCCGGCGCTGCCGCGGTCACCGCGCGACCCCGGCGCCGTGGAGGCGCTGGCTGAACGGTGGGGATTGGGCGGATCTTTGCGCAGATTGCTGTCCACTCTCGAGGGGTGA
- a CDS encoding siderophore-interacting protein, translating to MADRPARKTRTPHRAQVVRADRLTPHMVRVVLGGDGLADFHAGEWTDHYIKLLFPTGGATYPEPFDLERIRAEFPREQWPVTRTYTVRAWDPAARELTVDFVTHGDEGLAGPWASQVQPGEEIHFMGPGGAYAPGAEADWHLLAGDESALPAIAAALERLTDSRAGGAAAVPVHAFIEVADEAEELKLTVPEGARVSWLHRGAAPVGEALVAAVRELEFPPGQVHAFVHGEAGFVKEIRRHLRLEHQIPREWLSISGYWRRGHDEDGWQASKREWNQQVEAEQEKSGPEEAAA from the coding sequence ATGGCGGACCGTCCGGCCCGTAAGACGCGCACGCCGCATCGCGCACAGGTGGTGCGCGCCGACCGGCTGACCCCACACATGGTGCGGGTCGTCCTGGGCGGCGACGGCCTCGCCGACTTCCACGCGGGCGAGTGGACCGATCACTACATCAAGCTGCTCTTCCCGACCGGGGGCGCCACCTACCCCGAGCCGTTCGACCTGGAGCGGATCCGCGCCGAGTTCCCGCGCGAGCAGTGGCCGGTCACGCGGACGTACACGGTCCGGGCCTGGGATCCGGCGGCCCGCGAGCTGACGGTGGACTTCGTGACCCATGGCGACGAGGGGCTGGCCGGGCCATGGGCCTCGCAGGTCCAGCCGGGCGAGGAGATCCACTTCATGGGGCCGGGTGGCGCCTATGCCCCGGGCGCCGAGGCCGACTGGCATCTGCTCGCGGGGGACGAGAGCGCGCTGCCCGCGATCGCCGCCGCGCTGGAGCGGCTCACCGACAGCCGGGCGGGCGGCGCGGCCGCGGTGCCGGTGCACGCGTTCATCGAGGTGGCGGACGAGGCGGAGGAGCTCAAGCTCACCGTGCCCGAGGGGGCCCGGGTGAGCTGGCTGCACCGGGGCGCCGCACCGGTCGGCGAGGCGCTGGTGGCGGCCGTCCGGGAGCTGGAGTTCCCGCCCGGGCAGGTGCACGCCTTCGTCCACGGCGAGGCGGGCTTCGTGAAGGAGATCCGCCGCCATCTGCGCCTCGAGCACCAGATCCCGCGCGAATGGCTGTCCATCTCCGGTTACTGGCGGCGCGGCCATGACGAGGACGGCTGGCAGGCGTCGAAGCGCGAGTGGAACCAGCAGGTCGAAGCGGAGCAGGAGAAGTCGGGGCCCGAGGAGGCCGCGGCGTAG
- a CDS encoding IPT/TIG domain-containing protein: MPITSLTPSQGTVGTTVSINGTSLGTTVSVNFGGAVVSPASVSATLVTFVVPSSAPCSGQVSVSTNLSNGTRTNAVPFFVIVRPTTTGLSEQCLPAAGGAVTVFGTGFASGGTVNVGALTPVAFAAGGSNTQVTVTAPAHTPAGCFDTQQVTVTTAGGTGTAGTALIDYYNAPDLTAATLAPATGPAGTETTISDATCLIGVTDVTFTDSAATVFAGLPFTPIDDTSLVTAVPAAAAAGAGAFTVTTCGGTSGPAAFTVT, from the coding sequence ATGCCCATCACCTCTCTCACCCCCAGCCAGGGCACGGTCGGCACTACCGTCAGCATCAACGGCACGTCACTGGGCACCACCGTCTCGGTGAACTTCGGCGGCGCCGTCGTCAGCCCGGCGTCGGTCTCCGCCACCCTGGTCACCTTCGTGGTTCCTTCCAGCGCACCGTGCTCGGGTCAGGTCTCGGTCAGCACCAACCTGTCGAACGGGACCAGGACGAACGCGGTGCCGTTCTTCGTCATCGTGAGGCCGACGACCACGGGGCTGAGCGAGCAATGCCTGCCCGCCGCCGGTGGTGCCGTCACGGTCTTCGGCACCGGCTTCGCATCCGGGGGCACCGTCAACGTGGGCGCCCTCACCCCAGTCGCGTTCGCCGCCGGCGGCAGCAACACCCAGGTCACCGTCACTGCTCCGGCCCACACCCCGGCCGGCTGCTTCGACACCCAGCAGGTCACGGTCACCACGGCCGGCGGCACGGGCACCGCGGGCACCGCCCTGATCGACTACTACAACGCGCCGGATCTGACCGCCGCCACACTGGCCCCTGCCACGGGCCCGGCGGGGACCGAGACCACCATCTCCGACGCCACCTGCCTCATCGGCGTCACCGACGTCACGTTCACCGACTCGGCAGCCACCGTCTTCGCGGGCCTGCCCTTCACGCCCATCGACGACACCTCCCTCGTCACCGCGGTGCCCGCCGCGGCGGCCGCGGGCGCCGGAGCCTTCACGGTCACCACATGTGGTGGCACATCCGGCCCCGCTGCCTTCACGGTCACCTGA
- a CDS encoding IPT/TIG domain-containing protein has translation MGTPPRTVPARVNAAWHTLSADPPRPGRQPPVRARSSSWHKKENEHHGSRSDQRDSLSGQSIGGTPVTINGSGFTGATVVRFGSNLATNVVVVSSTQITARTPAGSGTVKVTVTGPTGTSTQNVFFTYTTVAAPVLTSLSPASGPTSGGNTITITGTNLTGATQVLFGATPATILTNTPTQITATAPAGTGTTNVTVTTPNGTSNPLPYTYTPTPAPTITTLNPTSGPTSGGNTITINGTNLTGATQVLFGATPATILTNTPTQITATAPAGTGTTNVTVTTPNGTSNPLPYTYTPTPAPTITTLNPTSGPTSGGNTITINGTGLSGAIQVLFGATPATILTNTPTQITATAPAGPASVVNVTVTTAGGTSNPLPYVYVAAPVVIGVSPQFGSDAGGNTVTIIGSNLALASAVHFGPNLATGLTVISDNQLTVTAPPGTGTVVVTVTTPGGTSTLGPGSPYYTYLGAPVITSLVPNQGSELGGDSVTINGSNLTYTDSVTFGGTPASFSVLSDALVVATTPAHAAGTVNVQLHTPAGNSNTLPFTYDPA, from the coding sequence GTGGGAACGCCCCCCCGCACGGTCCCCGCTCGGGTCAACGCCGCATGGCACACGCTGAGCGCCGATCCCCCGCGCCCTGGCCGACAGCCGCCGGTCAGGGCGCGGTCGTCCTCATGGCACAAGAAGGAGAACGAGCATCATGGCTCCCGTAGTGACCAGCGTGACTCCCTCTCAGGGCAATCCATCGGGGGAACCCCCGTCACGATCAACGGTTCCGGATTCACCGGCGCCACCGTGGTCAGGTTCGGCTCCAACCTGGCCACCAATGTGGTCGTCGTGAGCAGTACGCAGATCACTGCCAGAACCCCGGCGGGAAGCGGCACGGTGAAGGTGACCGTCACGGGACCGACGGGGACCAGTACCCAGAACGTGTTCTTCACCTATACGACGGTCGCGGCTCCAGTGCTCACCTCGCTCAGTCCGGCCTCGGGGCCGACCTCCGGCGGCAACACCATCACCATCACCGGCACGAACCTCACCGGCGCCACCCAAGTCCTCTTCGGCGCCACCCCCGCCACCATCCTCACCAACACCCCCACCCAAATCACCGCCACCGCCCCCGCAGGCACCGGCACCACCAACGTCACCGTCACCACCCCAAACGGCACCAGCAACCCCCTCCCCTACACCTACACCCCCACCCCCGCACCCACCATCACCACCCTCAACCCCACCTCAGGACCCACCTCCGGCGGCAACACCATCACCATCAACGGCACGAACCTCACCGGCGCCACCCAAGTCCTCTTCGGCGCCACCCCCGCCACCATCCTCACCAACACCCCCACCCAAATCACCGCCACCGCCCCCGCAGGCACCGGCACCACCAACGTCACCGTCACCACCCCAAACGGCACCAGCAACCCCCTCCCCTACACCTACACCCCCACCCCCGCACCCACCATCACCACCCTCAACCCCACCTCAGGACCCACCTCCGGCGGCAACACCATCACCATCAACGGGACCGGACTCTCGGGTGCCATCCAGGTGCTCTTCGGCGCCACCCCCGCCACCATCCTCACCAACACCCCCACCCAGATCACCGCCACCGCGCCGGCGGGGCCGGCGTCCGTGGTGAACGTGACCGTCACCACGGCGGGGGGCACCAGCAATCCGCTGCCGTATGTCTATGTCGCCGCCCCGGTCGTCATCGGTGTGAGCCCACAGTTCGGTTCGGACGCCGGCGGTAACACCGTCACCATCATCGGCAGCAACCTGGCCCTGGCCAGCGCTGTCCACTTCGGCCCCAACCTCGCCACCGGCCTCACGGTGATCTCCGACAATCAGCTGACGGTGACCGCTCCCCCCGGAACCGGCACGGTCGTGGTCACCGTGACCACACCGGGCGGCACCAGCACGTTGGGCCCCGGGAGCCCGTACTACACGTACCTCGGCGCTCCGGTCATCACGTCGCTCGTCCCCAACCAGGGCTCGGAGTTGGGCGGTGACTCCGTCACGATCAACGGCTCCAACCTCACGTACACCGACTCCGTGACCTTCGGCGGAACCCCGGCCTCCTTCAGCGTGCTCTCGGACGCCCTGGTCGTGGCGACGACGCCGGCCCACGCGGCCGGAACGGTCAATGTCCAGCTCCACACCCCCGCGGGCAACAGCAACACCCTCCCCTTCACCTACGATCCGGCCTGA
- the tatC gene encoding twin-arginine translocase subunit TatC produces MLKSARKKEKDPEGRMPLAEHLRELRNRLLKSVLAICVVTIVAMFFYMDIAKFLMQPVLDAVGCDGVSLSDLSGKGSKGHDCAYFTVNGLLSPFTIMLKVSFTTGLVVATPIWLYQLWAFLAPGLHRNEKKYGLFFVGLGVPLFVAGAYFAYLILPTSAKVLIGFTPEGANNLLPLDDFLDLLARMIVVFGLAFELPLLLILLNFTGVLTGRRMLGWWRAMIMGITVFGAIATPSTDPIGMFALAGPVVVLYFGAVGVSLANDRRRARRRAADPDFGLSDDEASALDLTPEAVAAPSARPELTDGDDSGTPRRNGYDDVT; encoded by the coding sequence TTGCTCAAGTCTGCCCGCAAGAAGGAGAAGGACCCTGAGGGGCGGATGCCCCTGGCCGAGCACCTGCGTGAGCTGCGCAACCGGTTGCTCAAGTCGGTCCTGGCGATCTGCGTGGTCACGATCGTCGCGATGTTCTTCTACATGGACATCGCCAAATTCCTGATGCAGCCGGTGCTGGACGCCGTCGGCTGTGACGGGGTCTCGCTGTCCGATCTCTCGGGCAAGGGGAGCAAGGGGCACGACTGCGCCTACTTCACCGTGAACGGTCTGCTGTCGCCGTTCACGATCATGCTGAAGGTCTCCTTCACGACCGGGCTGGTGGTCGCCACCCCGATCTGGCTCTACCAGCTCTGGGCCTTCCTCGCACCCGGGCTGCACCGCAACGAGAAGAAGTACGGCCTGTTCTTCGTCGGGCTCGGCGTACCGCTCTTCGTCGCCGGCGCGTACTTCGCGTACCTGATCCTTCCGACCAGCGCCAAGGTCCTCATCGGCTTCACCCCGGAGGGGGCCAACAACCTCCTCCCACTGGACGACTTCCTCGATCTGCTCGCCCGGATGATCGTCGTCTTCGGGCTCGCCTTCGAGCTTCCGCTGCTGCTGATCCTGCTGAACTTCACCGGAGTCCTCACCGGACGCCGGATGCTCGGCTGGTGGCGCGCCATGATCATGGGCATCACGGTCTTCGGCGCCATCGCCACCCCCAGCACCGACCCGATCGGCATGTTCGCCCTGGCCGGGCCGGTCGTCGTGCTCTACTTCGGCGCCGTCGGCGTCTCCCTGGCCAACGACCGGCGCAGGGCGCGCCGCCGGGCCGCCGACCCGGACTTCGGCCTGAGCGACGACGAGGCGTCCGCGCTGGATCTCACCCCCGAGGCCGTCGCCGCGCCCAGCGCCAGGCCGGAGCTCACCGACGGGGACGACTCCGGCACCCCCCGGCGCAACGGCTACGACGACGTCACCTAG
- the tatA gene encoding Sec-independent protein translocase subunit TatA, with protein sequence MFGKIGVPEILLILVVVLLLFGAKKLPDMARSLGKSARILKSEAKAMKSDGQQQTAPTDPPQPGQDESHRTIQAAPGDVTSSRPVSEPSDTTKR encoded by the coding sequence CTGTTCGGAAAGATCGGCGTTCCCGAGATTCTCCTCATCCTTGTCGTCGTGCTGCTGCTGTTCGGTGCCAAGAAGCTTCCGGACATGGCCCGCTCGCTGGGCAAGTCGGCCCGGATCCTCAAGAGCGAGGCGAAGGCCATGAAGTCGGATGGTCAGCAGCAGACCGCGCCGACCGACCCGCCCCAGCCCGGCCAGGACGAGTCCCACCGTACGATCCAGGCCGCGCCCGGTGACGTGACCAGCTCGCGCCCGGTGTCGGAGCCGAGCGACACCACCAAGCGCTGA
- a CDS encoding helix-turn-helix transcriptional regulator, whose product MAGNAIDQTRRMLSLVTYLRERPGARVADVARAFGISEDELIADLDVLPLCGTSFRGGDLLDIDTDGERIWWHNPNASGTSTAEPLRLAADEATALLVAARAVATLPGLREGDREALLRATAKLEAAAGEVASASSRLSVIFESEGGVFADVDRAISERRRLWLRYYSPARDEITEREVDPIRLFAVGRTYMEAWCRLSEARRTFRLDRVVEIKLLDEASDPPPIELRDLSELSSALVQTGAEDPEVVVEVGPGGRWVAEYYPHDSADELPDGGLRITLRAPDPGSLRRLALRLGRDGRIVSPQGLADSARDAARQALAAYGE is encoded by the coding sequence ATGGCCGGAAACGCCATTGACCAGACCCGGCGGATGCTCTCCCTGGTCACCTATCTGCGCGAGCGCCCCGGCGCCCGCGTCGCCGATGTCGCCCGGGCCTTCGGCATCAGCGAGGACGAGCTGATCGCCGACCTCGATGTGCTGCCGCTGTGCGGCACCAGCTTCCGCGGGGGCGATCTGCTGGACATCGACACCGACGGGGAGCGGATCTGGTGGCACAACCCGAATGCCTCCGGCACCAGCACAGCCGAGCCGCTGCGGCTGGCGGCCGACGAGGCCACCGCGCTGCTGGTCGCCGCCCGCGCCGTCGCCACCCTCCCCGGGCTGCGCGAAGGGGACCGGGAGGCGCTGCTGCGGGCCACCGCCAAGCTGGAGGCCGCGGCGGGCGAGGTGGCGAGCGCCAGCTCCCGGCTCTCGGTGATCTTCGAGTCGGAGGGCGGCGTCTTCGCCGACGTCGACCGTGCCATCTCCGAGCGCCGCAGGCTGTGGCTGCGCTACTACTCACCGGCGCGCGACGAGATCACCGAGCGCGAGGTCGACCCGATCCGGCTCTTCGCCGTCGGCCGCACCTATATGGAGGCGTGGTGCCGCCTCTCCGAGGCGCGGCGGACCTTCCGGCTCGACCGGGTCGTCGAGATCAAGCTGCTCGACGAGGCGTCCGATCCGCCGCCCATCGAGCTGCGCGACCTGTCGGAGCTGTCCTCCGCGCTGGTGCAGACCGGTGCCGAGGACCCCGAGGTGGTCGTCGAGGTCGGCCCCGGCGGGCGCTGGGTCGCCGAGTACTACCCGCACGACAGCGCGGATGAGCTGCCCGACGGCGGCCTCCGGATCACCCTGCGCGCGCCCGACCCCGGCTCGCTGCGGCGCCTGGCGCTGCGGCTCGGCAGGGACGGCCGGATCGTCTCGCCGCAGGGTCTGGCGGACAGTGCCCGGGACGCGGCGCGGCAGGCGCTCGCGGCGTACGGTGAGTGA